The Desulfovibrio legallii genome contains a region encoding:
- the ptsP gene encoding phosphoenolpyruvate--protein phosphotransferase — MARALLFGTPVSPGIAIGTVRFMHRMRQDEERRIRAEQVAAEQDVLRAAAADVRAALQATMENVPEDLAEYRDVIAAQMEIVRDPKLLNAALARIARKQVCAAWALKLTVDELCTLFRGMDDPYLRDRAQDIRAVGLRLRDRLSADPAQDAGSEPGVLAAEDLSPADVMELDLDKVLGIVTTEGGPTSHTAILSRGLHIPGLAGVTGLVDIAREREPIIVDGLGGCVLLGPDEADLARYASRRDAYTAWETRTLKAAHWPAEMCDGVRVGVQANLENPSELAAAQECGADGVGLYRTEFAYFTDRLPTEEDLLQEYADVARRLAPQKVVFRTLDVGADKMLHAQAVLKEPNPALGLRGIRFCLRHQGIFRTQLRALMRAGANGNVAIMLPMVAAMDEVQQVRRIMQELHQDLSAQNLPHAAALPLGIMIETPAAAMICDALARECDFFSIGTNDLIHYIMGIDRNNRHVAYLNEPLHPAVVRSLKRVIDAAHREGIGVSVCGELASDPFGLALLLGMGVDTVSAAPRFVPGMKHLIRHFNAADCMDLAHSVLLSTDVAASKRMVRETLQQSLGHELAFHTTSLFTHSQP, encoded by the coding sequence ATGGCACGCGCTCTTCTTTTTGGTACGCCCGTTTCCCCCGGCATTGCCATTGGCACGGTGCGCTTTATGCACCGCATGCGCCAGGATGAGGAACGCCGCATCCGCGCGGAGCAGGTCGCCGCCGAGCAGGACGTTCTGCGCGCCGCCGCCGCCGACGTGCGCGCCGCCCTGCAGGCCACCATGGAAAACGTGCCCGAAGACCTGGCGGAATACCGCGACGTCATCGCCGCCCAGATGGAAATCGTCCGCGACCCCAAGCTGCTCAACGCCGCCCTGGCGCGCATTGCGCGCAAGCAGGTCTGCGCCGCCTGGGCGCTCAAGCTCACGGTGGACGAGCTCTGCACCCTGTTCCGCGGCATGGACGACCCCTACCTGCGCGACCGCGCCCAGGACATCCGCGCCGTGGGGCTGCGCCTGCGCGACAGGCTCTCCGCCGATCCGGCCCAGGACGCGGGCAGCGAACCCGGCGTGCTGGCGGCCGAGGATCTCTCCCCGGCGGACGTCATGGAGCTGGATCTGGATAAGGTGCTGGGCATTGTCACCACAGAGGGCGGCCCCACCTCCCACACGGCCATCCTCTCGCGCGGGCTGCACATTCCGGGCCTGGCCGGCGTTACCGGGCTGGTGGACATTGCCCGGGAACGGGAACCCATCATCGTGGACGGCCTGGGCGGCTGCGTGCTGCTGGGCCCCGACGAGGCGGACCTGGCCCGCTACGCCAGCCGCCGGGATGCCTACACAGCTTGGGAAACCCGCACCCTCAAGGCCGCACACTGGCCCGCCGAGATGTGCGACGGCGTGCGCGTGGGCGTGCAGGCCAACCTGGAAAACCCCTCGGAGCTCGCCGCCGCGCAGGAATGCGGCGCCGACGGCGTGGGCCTGTACCGCACAGAATTTGCTTATTTTACCGACCGCCTGCCCACGGAGGAAGACCTGCTGCAGGAATACGCCGACGTAGCCCGCAGGCTGGCCCCGCAAAAAGTGGTCTTCCGCACCCTGGACGTGGGCGCAGATAAAATGCTCCACGCCCAGGCCGTGCTCAAGGAGCCCAACCCGGCCCTGGGCCTGCGCGGCATCCGCTTCTGCCTGCGCCACCAGGGCATCTTCCGCACCCAGTTGCGGGCGCTTATGCGCGCGGGGGCCAACGGCAACGTGGCCATCATGCTGCCCATGGTGGCCGCCATGGACGAGGTGCAGCAGGTGCGCCGCATTATGCAGGAGCTGCACCAGGACCTCAGCGCCCAGAACCTGCCCCACGCGGCGGCCCTGCCCCTGGGCATCATGATCGAAACCCCGGCCGCCGCCATGATCTGCGACGCCCTGGCCCGCGAATGCGACTTTTTCAGCATCGGCACCAATGACCTCATCCACTACATCATGGGCATAGACCGCAACAACCGGCATGTGGCTTACCTGAACGAGCCCCTGCACCCGGCCGTGGTGCGCTCGCTCAAGCGCGTCATCGACGCGGCCCACCGCGAGGGCATCGGCGTTTCCGTCTGCGGGGAGCTGGCTTCGGATCCCTTTGGTCTGGCCCTGCTGCTGGGCATGGGCGTGGACACGGTTTCGGCCGCGCCGCGCTTTGTGCCGGGCATGAAGCACCTTATCCGCCACTTCAACGCCGCCGACTGCATGGACCTGGCCCACAGCGTGCTCCTGAGCACGGACGTGGCCGCCTCCAAACGCATGGTGCGCGAAACCCTGCAACAATCCCTGGGGCACGAGCTGGCCTTCCACACCACCAGCCTGTTCACCCACAGTCAGCCATGA
- the smpB gene encoding SsrA-binding protein SmpB, which produces MSQKNSALAQNKKARHLYELSEFTEAGLALTGPEVKSIRAGKVNFVDSYVEFRRGEAWLVSLHIAPYSNAGYVPQEPDRDRKLLLHKREIAKFAGLVAQKGLTVVPVRLYMSRGKVKVEIALGRGKKLHDHRETLKRRAAERDMARDLA; this is translated from the coding sequence ATGAGCCAGAAAAACAGCGCCCTCGCCCAGAACAAAAAAGCCAGGCACCTCTATGAACTTTCGGAATTCACCGAGGCGGGCCTGGCGCTTACCGGCCCGGAAGTAAAAAGCATCCGCGCGGGCAAGGTCAACTTTGTAGACAGCTATGTGGAGTTTCGCCGGGGCGAGGCCTGGCTCGTCTCGCTGCACATCGCCCCCTACAGCAACGCGGGCTATGTCCCGCAGGAGCCGGACCGGGACCGCAAACTGTTGCTCCACAAGCGCGAAATCGCCAAATTTGCCGGCCTGGTGGCCCAAAAGGGCCTCACCGTGGTGCCCGTGCGCCTCTATATGAGCCGCGGCAAGGTCAAGGTGGAAATCGCCCTGGGCCGGGGCAAAAAGCTCCACGACCACCGCGAGACCCTCAAACGCCGCGCGGCGGAACGCGATATGGCCCGCGACCTGGCCTGA